The uncultured Carboxylicivirga sp. genomic interval ACTGGGTTTGATTATTAACGCAATGGAATCTATAATTTGTTTGTCGTTGTCCCAGGTAAAAGATTCTGGTGTGGTGATAGCAAAGTAACAAGTGGCTTTTTGACCTCCAATAAGCGGATTGTTGTAATACCCCACCAACCCGGCATTCATGCCCGATGTTTGAACAGAGTCGGCTTTGATACTTGATAAATTGATCGAAACAGTATCTATTAAAGCTGTATAGGTATTTGATCGTACAAAGCCTTTTGCTACGCCTAAGTCACCATCGTCGCAAGAGCTGATTCCTATAGTAAGTAAAACAAAAACCACCACTGGTAATGCTTTACGCAGAGTTGTTATTAATGACATAAATTGAATGATTCTTAAAAAATGATGATGCAAATAAAACGGTAAGTGAGGTTCAGCTTAAATCTATTCAACAAATGAAGTTGTGGAATCAATCTATGAGTGATGATATTCAACTAACGTCAGTATAATATCTTTCAAGCGTCTCATTGACGTTTGTTGAAACATTGCTGCCTGATATGGGGAAAGTTGGTGTTTTGGTTGATAAGTTTTTAAGTGGATAAATCAAGCATCTAGATTTGAAGCAAATTCAAAATAAACACAATGCGAAAAAATTTCTTTTATACATGGTTGTTGGTATTAATGGCAACATTAGTAGTATCGTGCAGCGATGATGATGACGAAGATTTATACGGAAACTGGATCAAATTAGGAGCATTTGAAGGGTATCCACGAAGCGATGCTGTTGCTTTTACGGTTGATGATTATGCATACTTGGGAACCGGATATAATGGCGATGAAGATATGCGTTTAAACGATTTTTGGAAGTATGATGCCGAAAACGATTATTGGACGCAGGTAGAGAGTATGCCGGGTGCGGCACGTAATGGTGCTGTTGCCTTTAGTGCAAATGGAAAAGGATATGTTTCAACGGGTTTTGATGGTAAAAATAAATTAAACGATTTATGGGAATATAATCCATCTACTAATACGTGGGCACAAAAAGCTGACTTCCCGGGAACAGGCCGTTACGACGCCATTGCATTTAGTATTTCTGATAAAGGATATGTTGGAACAGGTTATGATGGTAATCTTTTAAAAGATCTTTATCAATACGATCCTTCTTCTGATACTTGGACTAAAAAAGTAAGTGTTGGAGGAAGTAAACGAAGAAATGCTGTGGCTTTTGTTATTAAAGACAGAGCCTATGTTTGTACCGGTACCGATAATGGTGAATACCTGGGTGACCTTTGGGAATATGATGCGGATGCAGACTCCTGGACAGAGAAACGTAAAATCGAGAATGATGCCAACGAAGACGAGAGTTATGATGACGATTATGAAATTGTAGGTATCTACTCTGTTGCTTTCACCAAATCTAATTTAGGTTATATCTCAACTGGTGGACCTGGTTATCCTGGTGTTCGCACTTGGGAATACGATCCGATTGAGGATTTATGGACTGAGAGAAGCGAGTTTGAAGGAAGCGCTCGTTATGCAGCCGTTGCTTTTACGATTAACGATGTCCCTTATGTTGCTACTGGCAGAAGTTCAAGCGTGTACTTCGACGATGTGTATAAATTTGATCCAAATGCCGAACAAGATGACGATGATTAATCAGCTAAAGAAGTATAGGCTTCACTATGTGTTGTTACTGGTAATGTTGATAATTTTTGGATCTGTTATGTTGGCTGGTTCTCGTGCAGATGACAAAATATCAGCAAGCATAATATCATTAGATAATGGATATGGTTATGAAATTAAGGTAAATGATAAGGTGTTTATTCGTCAGGAATATATACCAGGTATTAAGGGATATAACCATTTTAACACAGAAGCTCAGGCTCAAAAAGTAGCAGATTTAATTGTTGATAAATTAAAAAATAATGAATCGCCAACAATTGGCGCAGATGAATTAATAAAAACAGGGGTTATTCAGCATGAAACGGTAAACTGAAATACCTTGTTTGGGTTTAGATTAAAAAGGTGTATTTTGCGGGGAGTAACTCAGATTATTCCCCGTTTTTGTATTAAAGCGTTTGATAAAGTGTAATGAAAGTTTCGAATAAAATTTCAAGTATTACTATCCATTTGGTTATTTGGGTTGGATATTTTTTCTTGTTGTTTTATGGACCATCGGTAATGATGGGTAATAAAACAGCGTTTATGTTTTCCATTCGAACGTTGTTCGTGCACTTCATCCTTTTTTATTTTAATACCTATGTTTTACTGCCTAAGCTTTTGGGGCGAAGTCATTATACCTACTATTTGTTATCGGTTGGGGGAGTGTTAGTGCTATTTTCTCTTTTTTATTGGACTACCGATGATTTAATAGGACTTCAACCGCCCGATGAGTGGGAGCACCATGGAGAGTTTGGGCATCAGGAATTTTCAGATGTTAATGATAGTACCGTGTGGCATCAGAACTTTGATCAATGGCAAAAAATGTCTCATCAGCAATTGTCTGGGGCCGATTCATTACATGCTAATCCTCCTCGTAAGCCTCGGTTTAAAAAAACATTTGGTTTCCCAATTCCTCCTGCTATTCGAATGGGTACCCTTTCTTCTATAGGTATTTTATTCATTAGTATATTGTTTTGGGTTATTGGGCAGTCGCGTATTCAGCACGAAAACGCAATGAAGTTGATGAATCAAAATCTCAAGAATGAGATGAAATTCCTAAAATCGCAGATTAATCCGCATTTCTTGTTTAATGCACTCAATAATATCTATTCTCTGTCGGTGCTTAACTCTGTTAAAACGCCAGAAATGATCGTTAAGCTGTCGGAAATGTTGCGATATGTGCTATATGATTCTGAAGGCAAGAAAGTGCCACTTTCAAAAGAGGTGAGTTATATTCGCAATTTTATCGATTTTCAACGAGTGAAAATTGAAGGAATTCCTCAACTTCATGTCGATATTGAGCGTGTGGATGCTCAGTTGATGATCGAACCTATGTTGCTTATTCCTTTTATCGAAAATGCGTTTAAATATAGTAAGATTGAAGATACTCAACATGGTTGGTTAAAAATGGTGCTAACCACAGAGAAAGGAGTATTGAGGTTGGAAATAAGAAACAGTTTATTGGGTAAAAATGTAAATGGCGAGCCGGGAGGTATTGGTGTTGAAAATACTAAGCAACGATTGACTATGCTTTATCCCGATAAGCATGAGTTATATGTTGGGCAAACTGAAGATGAATTCAGAGTATTACTAAAGATAGATTTAAATGAAGCTTAATTGTATTGTAATAGATGATGAATTTCCGGCCAGGGAGTTGTTAACTGATTTTATTAGTAAACTACCTAATCTTGCGTTATTGGGTAAATTTGATTCTCCGTTAAAAGCTTTGGAAGTATTGCAATCCAATCAAGTGGATTTAATGTTTATCGATATTCAGATGCCCGAAATATCAGGTATCGACTTCCTGAAAACACTTCGGCATAAACCAATGGTGGTCATTACTTCGGCTTATCAGGAGTATGCTTTGGAAGGATACAGTTTAGATGTGATGGATTATTTACTTAAACCATTTTCTTTCGATCGGTTTATGCAAAGTGTAAACAAAGCGATGGAAAGATATGCTGATAAATCGCCAATTGTTCCACCATCCGAAAGAACAGTTCCAACTCCATTAGAACCTGTAAAAGATTACATATTGGTGAAAGCTGATTATAAAATTCACCGAATAAAGTTCGATAATATTATTTGTATTGAAGGCATGCGCGAGTATGTCACTTATTTCTGCGATAACGATAAAGTTGTTGCCCTTGAATCATTGCGTGGTCTCGAAGGTATATTGCCATCCAATGTGTTTTTAAGAGTTCATAAATCATACATCATTAATGTTGATAAGATAACAACGTTTTATGGGAATCAGATTAAACTCGAAGGATTGACTAAATATGTGCCCATAGGAAAGTCATATAAAGATTTGGTTCAGAAAAGATTAATGGAATCATAAAATTCAAGTAATTATAATGAAAGTATTTTGTACTTTTATTAAAGATTGAAACTTTCAATTAATTCCCTCCTTTTTTAAGATTATTAACAATAGCCGCTATTAACGTTTTAACATATGTTATTAAATGGCATATTTAAAGAGCGTGTGCGTAATGTGTAGTAAATCAATAGATAGTGGATTTGTTGTGTAAGCATTTATTCTTTGTGACTTAGGTATAAATACCTATTTGGGTTAACTATTTTAATTAGAATTAATAAAAATAGTAAAAAAATAACCTAAAAATAATAATAGTACCAAATACTATTATATATTTGCTTCGCAATGATGTTAACAAGTGAAAAATATAACAAGTTCTCGAAGTATTATGTCGCAATCGACTGTGTTATCTTTGGTTACGAAGATGGCGATTTGCGATTGTTGCTTTATCATCGCGGCTTTGAACCAGCTAAAGGTCAATGGTCGTTGATGGGAGGGTTTGTTGGTGATGAAGAATCGTCGGACGATGCAGCACATCGGATTTTAAAGAAAATAACAGGTTTAGAAGATTTATATCTCGAACAGGTACAAGTATATACCGATCCCAAACGTGATCCGGAAGGACGTGTAATGAGTATTGGTTATTATGCTCTTATTCGTATCGATAAGCATAAATCAAATAAGGTACGCGAAAATGGTGCTCATTGGTGGTCGGTAAAAGAATTGCCTAATCTGGTTTTTGACCATAAATTAATGGTTGAAAATGCACTAGATAAGCTTCAGTTAAAAGCCGGTTTGGAATTGGTAGGTAGTGAGTTACTACCCGATAAATTTACTTTGTTGCAGTTGCGTCGCTTGTATGAGGCTATATTTCAACACGATTTAGATACCGGAAATTTTCGTAAAAAAGTGTTGGCTCTAGATGTGTTGGAGCGATTAGAAGAAAAAAATACCACAGAATCGAGGCGAGGAGCTTATTACTTTAAGTTCAAAGAAGGACTTAAAGACAAGTCATTTGATAGGTTGGGTAAAATGTAAGTTTGAAAGTATAATAGTAGAAGTTACTATAACTAATTTGTATATTTAATAAAAATAAAAACTAAGGATCAGATTATCAGTTGAGTTAGTAAAGTATAAAATGCAACTTTAATCTGATTAATAAAGCAAGTAACAATGGAAAAATTAACGCAATCAGAAATTTGGTTTGTTACAGGTAGCCAACATTTGTATGGCCCTAAAACATTGGAACAAGTTGCAGAACATTCAAAAGAAATTGCTGCAGCATTTGATGCTTCAACTGATATTCCTGTAAAAGTTGTAGTTAAACCTACAGGTACAGGATCGAAAGAAATACATAGAATTTGCAAAGATGCAAATAGCGATGATAACTGTATTGGAGTTATTACCTGGATGCACACTTTCTCACCAGCAAAAATGTGGATTCATGGTTTGCAAGAATTACGTAAACCAATTCTTCACTTGCACACTCAATACAATAAAGAGATTCCATGGAACGATATCGATATGGACTTTATGAACCTGAACCAAAGTGCACACGGTGATAGAGAGTTTGGACATATTATGGCTCGTATGCGTATGAATCGCAAAGTAGTTGTTGGTCATTGGCAAGATGCTAAAACAGTTGCTAAAATTGGTACTTGGGCTCGTGTGGCTGCCGCTTATGCTGATTCACAAGATATGTTGATCGTTCGTTTCGGAGATCAAATGAATAATGTTGCTGTAACTGATGGTGATAAAGTGGAAGCTGAAAGAGTTTTCGGTTACCATGTTGATTATTGCCCAATTGCTGAGTTAGTAGCTTATCAGGAAAAAGTAACTGATGCTGAAGTGGCTGAGTTAGTAAAAGTTTACGAAGCAGATTATGATTTTGCTGATAACTGTAAAGAAGGTGGTGAATTCCGCGCTCAGGTTACTCATGCTGCACGTATCGAAATTGCATTACGTCGTTTATTAGAAGCTAAAGGTGCCAAAGCATTTACTTCTAACTTCGATGATTTAGAAGGTGTTGATCAATTACCAGGTTTAGCTTCTCAACGTTTGATGGCTGATGGTTACGGATTTGGTGCTGAAGGTGACTGGAAAACGGCTGCATTATGCCGCACTATGTGGGTGATGAGTCAAGGTATGCCTGATTATAAAGGATGTTCTTT includes:
- a CDS encoding response regulator transcription factor translates to MKLNCIVIDDEFPARELLTDFISKLPNLALLGKFDSPLKALEVLQSNQVDLMFIDIQMPEISGIDFLKTLRHKPMVVITSAYQEYALEGYSLDVMDYLLKPFSFDRFMQSVNKAMERYADKSPIVPPSERTVPTPLEPVKDYILVKADYKIHRIKFDNIICIEGMREYVTYFCDNDKVVALESLRGLEGILPSNVFLRVHKSYIINVDKITTFYGNQIKLEGLTKYVPIGKSYKDLVQKRLMES
- a CDS encoding kelch repeat-containing protein; translation: MRKNFFYTWLLVLMATLVVSCSDDDDEDLYGNWIKLGAFEGYPRSDAVAFTVDDYAYLGTGYNGDEDMRLNDFWKYDAENDYWTQVESMPGAARNGAVAFSANGKGYVSTGFDGKNKLNDLWEYNPSTNTWAQKADFPGTGRYDAIAFSISDKGYVGTGYDGNLLKDLYQYDPSSDTWTKKVSVGGSKRRNAVAFVIKDRAYVCTGTDNGEYLGDLWEYDADADSWTEKRKIENDANEDESYDDDYEIVGIYSVAFTKSNLGYISTGGPGYPGVRTWEYDPIEDLWTERSEFEGSARYAAVAFTINDVPYVATGRSSSVYFDDVYKFDPNAEQDDDD
- a CDS encoding NUDIX domain-containing protein, with product MMLTSEKYNKFSKYYVAIDCVIFGYEDGDLRLLLYHRGFEPAKGQWSLMGGFVGDEESSDDAAHRILKKITGLEDLYLEQVQVYTDPKRDPEGRVMSIGYYALIRIDKHKSNKVRENGAHWWSVKELPNLVFDHKLMVENALDKLQLKAGLELVGSELLPDKFTLLQLRRLYEAIFQHDLDTGNFRKKVLALDVLERLEEKNTTESRRGAYYFKFKEGLKDKSFDRLGKM
- a CDS encoding DUF4907 domain-containing protein; its protein translation is MTMINQLKKYRLHYVLLLVMLIIFGSVMLAGSRADDKISASIISLDNGYGYEIKVNDKVFIRQEYIPGIKGYNHFNTEAQAQKVADLIVDKLKNNESPTIGADELIKTGVIQHETVN
- the araA gene encoding L-arabinose isomerase, producing MEKLTQSEIWFVTGSQHLYGPKTLEQVAEHSKEIAAAFDASTDIPVKVVVKPTGTGSKEIHRICKDANSDDNCIGVITWMHTFSPAKMWIHGLQELRKPILHLHTQYNKEIPWNDIDMDFMNLNQSAHGDREFGHIMARMRMNRKVVVGHWQDAKTVAKIGTWARVAAAYADSQDMLIVRFGDQMNNVAVTDGDKVEAERVFGYHVDYCPIAELVAYQEKVTDAEVAELVKVYEADYDFADNCKEGGEFRAQVTHAARIEIALRRLLEAKGAKAFTSNFDDLEGVDQLPGLASQRLMADGYGFGAEGDWKTAALCRTMWVMSQGMPDYKGCSFLEDYTLNFDGEKSAILQAHMLEVSPLIADHKPKLEVHPLGIGGKNDPARLVFTSKTGPGVAATVIDMGDRFRMIVNTVDCIESKELPKLPVASALWIPQPNFEVGAAAWILAGGTHHTSFSYDLTVEFMEDFAEMTGVEMVLIDENTTIPTFKKELRWNDLYYHLAKGL
- a CDS encoding sensor histidine kinase, producing the protein MKVSNKISSITIHLVIWVGYFFLLFYGPSVMMGNKTAFMFSIRTLFVHFILFYFNTYVLLPKLLGRSHYTYYLLSVGGVLVLFSLFYWTTDDLIGLQPPDEWEHHGEFGHQEFSDVNDSTVWHQNFDQWQKMSHQQLSGADSLHANPPRKPRFKKTFGFPIPPAIRMGTLSSIGILFISILFWVIGQSRIQHENAMKLMNQNLKNEMKFLKSQINPHFLFNALNNIYSLSVLNSVKTPEMIVKLSEMLRYVLYDSEGKKVPLSKEVSYIRNFIDFQRVKIEGIPQLHVDIERVDAQLMIEPMLLIPFIENAFKYSKIEDTQHGWLKMVLTTEKGVLRLEIRNSLLGKNVNGEPGGIGVENTKQRLTMLYPDKHELYVGQTEDEFRVLLKIDLNEA